The genomic window GGCCTCATGGGCCGTTGACCTGCCGTCTCTGTGATTTATGGCGGCTGGGGGCCTCTGGCCACTGCAgactcttctcctctcttttgcAGAATTGCAAAGagccacacacactgcaccaccATCTACGGGAGTATACAAAGAGGAATTCCTCACATATGCTAAGCTGCAGCGCAGGCACATATACGAATACGTGGGCAAGCCGCAATTTCACTTCCTATACTGTctcatacaaaaataaatacctCTAAAAACAATCTCATCACATGTTCAATAGGCCAAGCCCACTCTCAGAGTATTCTCCATTTGACTGTGTGTGGATTACTATCCGTCATGGTATGTCGGCTGTGGAGCTGTTGGTGTAGCTGCTGCCCAGCGGTAGAGCTGAATCAATGGAAGTGCGCTGAGTAACGAggtgatgtttctgttttcacgTGGTCTGAAAGTAATCGGCAGCCAGCATCTCTTCGCTGactccacacacagctctgcatcCTCCTCAATGGACTACTAGTGCAGCGACTTACAGTATTAGTTTCTTATCACACACGCTGTATTTGGACTTTTgctcctgtacacacacatactgctactgtcaatatttagtttttatttctccgATATTCAAAGTTTGGAGTGAACACGGTTCTGTGTTTACCTTCAGGACGGGTTCTACTTTGGAAAACTGTGGAGTGAGAGTGAGAGCCAGCAGGTGCCTCACCATGGTGTTGCCACCCCCAGACAAACGCCACGTGTGCCTGACCACCATTGTCATCATGACCAGCATGGCCTTCATGGACGCCTACCTGGTGGAGCAAAACCAGGGTCCTAGGAAGATAGGAGTGTGTATTATAGTGCTGGTGGGAGATGTATGCTTCCTCATAGTGCTGCGATATGTCGCAGTGTGGGTCGGTGCTGAGGTGCGTACCGCCCGACGAGGATATGCCATGATCCTCTGGTTTCTGTACATCTTTGTACTAGAGATCAAACTCTACTTTGTCTTCCAGAATTGCAAAGCTGACAGGAAGAGTCTGGAGACAGTGGCACGGAAAGCTTTGACTTTATTATTATCCGTGTGTGTACCTGGCTTATATTTGGTTCTAGTGGCTTTGGATAGTATGGAATATGTAAGAACTTTCCGAAAGAAAGAGGACATGAGGAGTCGCCTCTTTTGGGTAGCTCTGGATCTGCTGGACCTACTGGATATCCAAGCTAACTTGTGGGAGCCACAACGGACAGGCCTCCCTATCTGGGCTGAGGGCCTCATGTTCTTCTACTGTTATATCCTGTTGCTCATCCTGCCTTGTGTGTCGCTCAGTGAAATCAGCATGCAGGGGGAGCACATGTCGCCTCAGAAGATGATGCTGTACCCGGTCCTGAGCCTAGTTACCATAAACGTAGTCACCATCCTTATACGTGGTGTCAACATGGTGTTGTTTCAGGACAGCCGGGTCTCTACCATCTTTGTTGGAAAGAATGTGGTGGCTATCGCCACCAAGGCATCCACCTTTCTAGAGTACCGGAGACAGGTGAAGGAGTTTCCCCACCCGCAGAACGCCATGGCACTAGAGCTGCAGCAGAACTCCGTCAGTCACACCCAGCCTCTGCCCAACGCCACAAGTTTGCCACATGAACCTTCGCCGGCACAGGACGTCATTGACACATGACCGCCAAAGCTGGAATCGTCACCATTAGAAACAGACTGCTTTATATGAAAACTCCAGGCGTGGAGAAGATAGAGAAATCAACTGCATGACAGGATGATATTCTGCTCTTGTCAAGCCCACATGAACTGCTGTGAAACCATAAAAGAGATTTTCAGCATCACCTGCCTGTCAGAACATACTGTAAACCTACACTTGACTCTGAGTGCAGCGTGCAGACTTCAAAGTCtaactttttattgtgctgttgtgtttttaattatttcaaatgttttaaaagttcaAACTTTATTAAGAGACGATATCCACACTCTGCAGCCTGGTGACATTATGTTGTGTAAAATGGACAGTTGGTCCTCCCTCGGTGAGTAT from Anabas testudineus chromosome 24, fAnaTes1.2, whole genome shotgun sequence includes these protein-coding regions:
- the tmem121ab gene encoding transmembrane protein 121Ab — its product is MVLPPPDKRHVCLTTIVIMTSMAFMDAYLVEQNQGPRKIGVCIIVLVGDVCFLIVLRYVAVWVGAEVRTARRGYAMILWFLYIFVLEIKLYFVFQNCKADRKSLETVARKALTLLLSVCVPGLYLVLVALDSMEYVRTFRKKEDMRSRLFWVALDLLDLLDIQANLWEPQRTGLPIWAEGLMFFYCYILLLILPCVSLSEISMQGEHMSPQKMMLYPVLSLVTINVVTILIRGVNMVLFQDSRVSTIFVGKNVVAIATKASTFLEYRRQVKEFPHPQNAMALELQQNSVSHTQPLPNATSLPHEPSPAQDVIDT